The Cardinium endosymbiont cEper1 of Encarsia pergandiella nucleotide sequence CGGATTTGAAGCTTATCGGAAGGCTTTATAGCTCGAATACTTTTTGTCAAATCGTAACCAATCATAATACCAGCCATGTGCAAATAAGAATCAGCTGTGCAGGTGGCTGCCCCTATTATACAAATGACAATACATGTTTTTAGAAAAGGTGACATATCAGCTATTATATAATTCCAAACGGCTGCTGCTGACAAGGTTGGATCGTTTACAAAAACCAATAAGCTAATTGAGCATATGAAAAATGTTATACCTAGACTCAGAAGACTGTTATATAGAAAAACTTTTTTGACTTGCATAGGACTAGCACATATGTAGGTGCTCTGCATAATTGGGGGACTAGTACTTTCTAAAAGGCTAGATGAAAAACATATAACTAAACATAATATTTTAATAGGCGGATGGAGCAGGCTACTAAATGTAAATTTTTCTTGCTTTTGTAAGAACGATATAGTTTCTAAAACCGATTTACCTGTTTTTAGATACATAAGCCTAGTAATCAATAAAATAATGGCGGTAAAGGTTATAAATTGCAGTAGATCTCTATTCGTAACCCCACGGATGCTCCCAAAAGTAGTGTAAGCAATAAGCACTAAAGCTGCCAATACAGTTATGGTACGATTATCAATATCGATACAGATGCTGATCATGGAGGACATTACTTTAATTTGGATGGCCACGACACCAACCGCATCAATAGTACTTAATAGAGCAGTAATAACTCTTGGATACTTTCCATATACGCTACCTATCGTTTCTGCAATAGAAAGATGCTGGATAAATGGGACCATACGTATCCAGATCAGGCTAATCATCCAAAAAGTGATACTACTGGTAAGCCCTATAATCAATAGGGAAAGACTAGTATGCATTGTAAGCAATATGATCCATTCCCCCGAAAAAAAAGTAGACAGTAGCATTGCCATCAACTTAACCGTAGAAAATTGTTTGTTGCCCACAGCATATTCCCGAAATGTGGTTGCTGGCTTACTAGCTAGTCCTACTACTAAGGTCAATACTAAAAAAGCCCCTACTATTAAAAGAGGTTTATAGAGTGTTACCATATGTCACTTTATACCAATAATATCAAACATTGTCCAAACAGGGGTGATCTGTAATGCTTACTACATGTACAAGCTGGATTAATAGGTTTGATGCAAGGATTACATGCAATGTGATCCACTTGTTAAAGATAGCGCAATAAGATAGAAATTTTTACATAGGTTTTCAATCAAGAATATTTTAACCCTGAACTCTTTATTTATTTACTTGATTTATAAAAGTGTTAGAATCGTATTTTTACTAAACAATTAGCTGTTTTACCTACTTTTATAAAGTAATTTATAACATAAAAACTTGATAACCATAATAATTTATATAAAAATATTCTTTATACAACTGTTTATAAATAAATTCTATTAAATTTCTTATGAATGATTATCATATTAAAAAATATTCTAATCCAGAATTGACGTTAATTTAATTTTTGTTTGGAATAGACGCGACAGAACCGTATACAAATGTATACCTCAGGATTGTCATTTGGGTTATCATAAAAAGTTTCGACGGATGATTAATTTTTTTTAGATTTGGGGTAAACATTGAAGCGCTACCCAAATAAAGCAGCAAAAATTTGACAGGTATTATAAAAAATGGAACAAAATCAATTTAAAGTTGAGTTTATAGCTTCTAAAATGCTTACACCTAGTGTAGCAGAGTTGTCTTTTAGACGTTTGGATAAACTACCTTTCCCATTTGTACCAGGTCAATTTATTACTTTTTTATTGCCGCACCCCTCTGGAAAAATAGTGCCACGTAGTTATAGCTTAGCCAATAGCCCTTCGCAAACCAACCAATTGGACATTGCAATAGCGCCTGTTCAGGGCGGTTTTGCGACTAACATCCTCTTTAATCTAAAAAGCGGAGATCTATTAGATTGTGTCGGACCTAAAGGTAGGCTTATCCTTCAAGAAGCAGAAGAACCCAATCACTACCTGTTAGTAGCTACTGGAACTGGTGTAGCACCTTATCGTTCTATGCTTCCCACACTTGCTGAACGGCTAGAAGAAGATAAAAAGGTAACCTTGCTATTAGGTGTCCGTTATGCGAGTGACCTGCTTTATGCAGAAGATTTTATTGCTTTTGCCCAAAAATATCCACACTTTCACTTTCGTGGCTATCTGAGTAGAGCAAGTGCAGAGACACCTCCTTATCAATATATAGGGTATGTACAATCCGCTTTTGAAAGCCTTGATTTAAATCCAATGACGGATTTGGTATACCTATGCGGTAATCCATATATGATTGATGAAAGTATTCAACAGTTGCAAAATATGGGTTTTAATCTACAATCTATAAGAAGAGAAAAGTATATCTCTCGTAGGGTGTAAAATAAAATCTATTGACCAAAACAATCTATGGACATCTTAAGCAAGCAAGCGGCTTAAGGCTATGCGTGGCTTTAAGGCCTTGCTTATCGTTTAGAAATGGGTTACGTAAGGGGTAAAGTAAAGTGGGCCCTATTATACTATTGCCTATTTAATTTTAATTTATAGGTGGATCACCTAAAATATAGTATAGTTTTGCGTTTTAGATTTTTAAAAATTTCAGTATCTATTGAGCTGAGTTATTGGGTCTTTTTATTGTTGGTCATCACTAGTGTAGGTGGCCAATATATAGAGGTTTTGCTATGGTCTAGTGTCTTTACCTTAAGTATATTGGTACATGAATATGGCCATGCGTTAGCAGCTCTTTTTTTTGATGCAGCACCCAACATTGTATTACAAGCTTTTGGTGGCATCACTCGCTTCAATGTCGCACGCTTAACAAGTAAACAAAAATTTTTAATTATCCTTGCAGGCCCCCTTTTTCAAGGATTATTGACACTGATGGCCTATCTGTTGCTTCAATTTAATATTTTTAATAACTATCTGTTGCAGTATTTGCTCTTTATAACTATGTATGTAAATAGTAGATGGTTGCTGTTGAATTTAATACCTATTGTGCCACTAGATGGTGGCTGGTTGTTGCGCTATATACTAGAAAAACTTTTTGGTCATAAGGGCTATCTAGCCAGTATTATCATCGGCTTGGTCGCTGCTGCCATTGCCATTCCTTTTTTGTATCTTGCAGGCTATCACTGGTTCTTTATCGTGCAACTCTTTATAGCTGGATGGCATTACTGTAAATGCTGGCAACAGGCAAGAAAATGATAATAAAAAAACATATTGTGCGCTTTAACCTGTACAAGTAAACCCTATTGTATGGAATGGAAATTTGTTTTGTTGTGCCCAATGCAGATAAGGTTGATAGGCCTATTACCAATCGCAATCGGTTGTCAAAGAGATGCACCTAGGCATGAACCCGGACCTATTGCTCCTACAGAAAACAGGCAACCATCCAATAAACCGCAGGATAATGTAAAAAAATCTACGCAACCTAATCGTGATAGCTCATCCTCCGATTTCTTGTACAAGGAAAATTTGGCATTTATTTTTAAGAATATAGGTTGGTCTGATCTTTTACCACCCCAATTGCAAAATTTAAAAACAACCATCTTATCTATCACCCCGCCTGCTGGGGTATATGCACAAAATGATTTCAGTAGCTTAATACAAGACCATTTACTAAATTTAGAGAAAACTGGTAGCGTTGTATCACATGGATTATGCAGTAGATTAGTGATTAGATTTAACAACAATCAGCAGCATAATAGCTCTAATAAGCCTAGTTTATTTGGAACAGAATTTATAACGCTTAGCTTCAACCCAGGCAACCCAGAAAAGCATACCTATGCTTTAATAGGATTTGTGGTCACTAAACCAAAGCATAGTCCTGATTCGGAAGAACATCTTATTCCATTTGTACAATTGAAACAAGGGTGGTATTTCGATAACCATGACTGTATAAAATTTATTAAAATTCATGAGGCGATTCAGCTAGCCTCAGAAAGAGGGACTATCTTTGTTTACCAACAAATCACATAAACTTATGCAAAGCCATGCATATGGTAATTTTTGCTTGATAAAAAATCTGGTTTCGTTTTTGATGGTTAACACCCTATTCATTTATTGGCTTAATAAGCTATTATTTGGCTTTTTTATACCCTTTTGATGTGGCTATAAATATAGTGTACAGCCAGTATTACTAAGCCATTGACCAACATGCTTTAAAACAAACGCGACAGAGGCCCTTTTTTTGCTGCTATTACAAAAAGAAAGGGCTTACTTTTCTGTATGGTTTTATGCACCTATTGCGTTTTGTAAAGGCTTATATCGATCCACTATTTTGAGCAATTTAGCCCTATATCCCTCGTTGATGGTCCTTTTTTGCTCTAAGCTATTGATTTCATTAGCAATAGATTCCCAATCCGTTGTAGTCAAATTATTGTGTACAGTGGACAAGATAGATGCGAACGGCTTCATATTTTCTTCAAAAATACGAACTCGTCTTTGTGTATCATATTTTGGCAAATAAGCACGTGCAAATACCGAGCGGCCTTTTGTATCTTTCTCAAAAAGTTTACCAATGGATGTACTTTTGTCGTTACACAAATGCTCTATTCTATGAAAAACTATTTGAAATGCATTTGTATCGGTGCCACGCACCGCCATATGTAGTGGGGTTCTTCCTTTTTTATCCTTATCGCATAAATCTTCTATCGTAGAAAATTTTTTGACCAGCGATAGTACTACATCATCTAGATTATGTTCAATCGCCAAATGGAGCGGTGTGTCACCCTTTTTATTCTTTCCCTTTAAATCTTGATCAGAGAGCTTAGTAATGAGTAAAGAAGCTATATCTTCAAGCTTCTGTTCAATTGCCAAATGTAATGGGGAAGAACCTGAAGTTGCATCTTTTGTACGGATATCTGTTTTAGGGTCATTTAATAAAATGGTAGCTATTTCTTTCTTTTTATTCAAGAGCGCTTCCAAAAGTGAAGTTGAGCCTTTTTTTGCTTTATTGATATCAATATGCTCGCTCTGAGCTAGCCGTTTGACGATTTCAATATAATTTTTTTCTATAGCTAGGCCAAGTGCAGTTTTGTTGCTATTGTTATAATATGTGTTGGGAAAATCTTTATGGTTATATTCTAAATCACGTTTAGATGCAATGTCTTCATCGATACGCTTGAGCACAAGAACTACTTTTTGAAGCTCTTTATTGCTTACAGCAGCGTATAGCATGTTATTGCCTACTTCATCTTCCTGACTAATATCTTTTTTATTCCCTATTTCTTTAATAAATTGTTTGTCATCTATCTTTTTTACCATATAATCCATCGTTCCACCACCTGACCGACAGCTTCTACCTTGCAAGATAAACGATAGCGATAGAACCGTAATACTTTTTATAAAAAAACAACGTTGTTTGGTATGTACATTAAGCGTTTTCATCTGTTTTATTGATTGGTTATTCATAATATTATACGTTTTCTTTGTAGCTACAACTGAATTTTTAGCAACAAGTAATCTTTGGATAACGATTCGGTATGGCTTATGGTAAAACTTTTACCTTTGCTTCATTAAGATTACTTACTTTTATTATAAGCAATCAAATGGTAAAAAACTAGATGCCATCTCGTATTTTACCATTTTAAAACAAATCATTATTGTAAATTTGGTTTGTAGGGACATCGATTTAGACCAAATTGCCTAATGTAAGATCCTTAATCTATTTAGATGGTATAATTTTATTGTTATGTCAAAATCGGTTGATTCAACGCCATTAATGCGTCAGTATTGGGCGATTAAAGAAAAGTATCCCGGCGCATTGTTGCTCTTTCGAGTGGGTGATTTTTATGAAACCTTTTTAGAAGATGCGGTTAAAGCCAGTAAGGTGCTAGATATTGCGCTTACGAAGCGGTCTAATGGATCAGCTGCTAGTGTGGCTTTAGCAGGGTTCCCCCATCATGCTTTAGATGTTTATCTACCTAAATTGGTAAAAGCAGGTTATCGTGTAGCCATTTGTGATCAATTAGAAGATGCTAAACAGGCTAAGGGTATTGTACAAAGAGGCGTGACTGAACTCGTTACGCCTGGTCTTTCTTTTAGTGAAGCGGTTTTAGATACAAGAGCCAATAATTACGTAGCATCCATTTTTTTTGACAAAACATTGCTAGGGATGGCGTTCTTAGATCTTTCTACTGGAGAATTCTTTGTCACACAAGGTACGACTGATTACATGCAAAAAATATTGCATCATTTGGGGCCATCTGAAATTCTTTTTAACAAAAAACAGCAAACGTTATGGAATAATTTTACGCAAGATTGTTTTCATACTTATGGATTGGAAGATTGGATTTTTCAATTTGATTATGCTTATGGTTTATTGAATGACCATTTTGGAACCCATTCTTTAAAAGGTTTTGGCATCTCAGATTATTCTGCAGGTATTGTAGCAGCGGGTGTTATTTTACATTATTTATCAGAAACGGAACATAAAGCAATCAAACACATTCGTTCAATGGTCCGGCTAGAGTTCCATCAATATGTTTGGTTGGATCCATTTACCGTTAGGGCTTTAGAGCTGCTGGTTCCTCAGCAAGTAGGCGGAACCGCACTGATTGAAATATTGGATAGAACGGTTACTCCTATGGGGGCACGATTGCTTAAAAAATGGTTGTTGTTTCCGCTGAAGGAGGTGGTTGTGATTCAAGAGCGGCTCGATATAGTAGAATATTTAGTAAAAGATGCCCCATTAGCCACTTTGTTAGTCAACCATTTGAAACAAATAGGTGACTTAGAGCGGTTAATTTCCAAAGTAGCAGTTGGAAGGGTGAATCCACGGGAGATGGTAGCCTTAAAAAGGGCATTGCAGCAAGTGCAATCCATACAAACAGTGTTGCAAACCATTCCATTTCCTTTGCTACAAAAAATGAATGCGCAGCTTCATGGGTGTCATGCTTTGGTGGACCGTATCCACCAAACACTACAAGAGCAGCCCCCCTTACTTACCCATCAAGGCGGTCTGATTCAACCGCATGTCAACGATAAATTGGATGGCTTGAATGAAATTATGCGTACGGGTAAGGATTACTTGGTTGAACTGCAGAAGCAGGAAAGCCAGCGTACCAATATCCCTTCTTTAAAAGTTGCTTATAACCGTGTATTTGGCTATTACCTTGAAGTCTCTAATGCGCATAAAAATAAAGTGCCCACGGATTGGATCCGCAAACAAACCTTAGCCCATGCAGAACGATATAGCT carries:
- a CDS encoding sodium:solute symporter family protein, with the translated sequence MVTLYKPLLIVGAFLVLTLVVGLASKPATTFREYAVGNKQFSTVKLMAMLLSTFFSGEWIILLTMHTSLSLLIIGLTSSITFWMISLIWIRMVPFIQHLSIAETIGSVYGKYPRVITALLSTIDAVGVVAIQIKVMSSMISICIDIDNRTITVLAALVLIAYTTFGSIRGVTNRDLLQFITFTAIILLITRLMYLKTGKSVLETISFLQKQEKFTFSSLLHPPIKILCLVICFSSSLLESTSPPIMQSTYICASPMQVKKVFLYNSLLSLGITFFICSISLLVFVNDPTLSAAAVWNYIIADMSPFLKTCIVICIIGAATCTADSYLHMAGIMIGYDLTKSIRAIKPSDKLQIRVAKVAAAMVTLLAVVLAIHYNNNDLYEAIVSIRTIATDLYLYIVPAPFILAIFGFRGTSRTVLMGIATAILTRLLCKRLCLTLSIGIDLVHVTANGLGMMAAHYLLPQPTGTGWMPLNNQQKRLKQLTRAFKRYKKG
- a CDS encoding ferredoxin--NADP reductase, which gives rise to MEQNQFKVEFIASKMLTPSVAELSFRRLDKLPFPFVPGQFITFLLPHPSGKIVPRSYSLANSPSQTNQLDIAIAPVQGGFATNILFNLKSGDLLDCVGPKGRLILQEAEEPNHYLLVATGTGVAPYRSMLPTLAERLEEDKKVTLLLGVRYASDLLYAEDFIAFAQKYPHFHFRGYLSRASAETPPYQYIGYVQSAFESLDLNPMTDLVYLCGNPYMIDESIQQLQNMGFNLQSIRREKYISRRV
- a CDS encoding site-2 protease family protein; its protein translation is MRFRFLKISVSIELSYWVFLLLVITSVGGQYIEVLLWSSVFTLSILVHEYGHALAALFFDAAPNIVLQAFGGITRFNVARLTSKQKFLIILAGPLFQGLLTLMAYLLLQFNIFNNYLLQYLLFITMYVNSRWLLLNLIPIVPLDGGWLLRYILEKLFGHKGYLASIIIGLVAAAIAIPFLYLAGYHWFFIVQLFIAGWHYCKCWQQARK
- a CDS encoding ankyrin repeat domain-containing protein: MKTLNVHTKQRCFFIKSITVLSLSFILQGRSCRSGGGTMDYMVKKIDDKQFIKEIGNKKDISQEDEVGNNMLYAAVSNKELQKVVLVLKRIDEDIASKRDLEYNHKDFPNTYYNNSNKTALGLAIEKNYIEIVKRLAQSEHIDINKAKKGSTSLLEALLNKKKEIATILLNDPKTDIRTKDATSGSSPLHLAIEQKLEDIASLLITKLSDQDLKGKNKKGDTPLHLAIEHNLDDVVLSLVKKFSTIEDLCDKDKKGRTPLHMAVRGTDTNAFQIVFHRIEHLCNDKSTSIGKLFEKDTKGRSVFARAYLPKYDTQRRVRIFEENMKPFASILSTVHNNLTTTDWESIANEINSLEQKRTINEGYRAKLLKIVDRYKPLQNAIGA
- the mutS gene encoding DNA mismatch repair protein MutS produces the protein MSKSVDSTPLMRQYWAIKEKYPGALLLFRVGDFYETFLEDAVKASKVLDIALTKRSNGSAASVALAGFPHHALDVYLPKLVKAGYRVAICDQLEDAKQAKGIVQRGVTELVTPGLSFSEAVLDTRANNYVASIFFDKTLLGMAFLDLSTGEFFVTQGTTDYMQKILHHLGPSEILFNKKQQTLWNNFTQDCFHTYGLEDWIFQFDYAYGLLNDHFGTHSLKGFGISDYSAGIVAAGVILHYLSETEHKAIKHIRSMVRLEFHQYVWLDPFTVRALELLVPQQVGGTALIEILDRTVTPMGARLLKKWLLFPLKEVVVIQERLDIVEYLVKDAPLATLLVNHLKQIGDLERLISKVAVGRVNPREMVALKRALQQVQSIQTVLQTIPFPLLQKMNAQLHGCHALVDRIHQTLQEQPPLLTHQGGLIQPHVNDKLDGLNEIMRTGKDYLVELQKQESQRTNIPSLKVAYNRVFGYYLEVSNAHKNKVPTDWIRKQTLAHAERYSSEALKQYEAQILHAGEEAQLLEQQLYQALVAEAVEYIPQIQENAKYIAQLDCYLSFAKQACEYHYSKPMVDNGTLLHLKNNRHPVIEQRLPIDKTYTPNDMYLDPSSQQIIVITGPNMAGKSALLRQVALTVLMAQMGSFVPASDAQIGVVDKIFTRVGASDNLAQGESTFMMEMTETASIMHNLSDRSLVLMDEIGRGTSTYDGISIAWALVEYLHHHPRYKAKTLFATHYHELNELAKSLPRVKNFNVAVQEIEQKILFLHKLVPGGSQHSFGIHVAQMAGMPSIILERAREVLAHLSQVGGKIHAQVENLQQYQLKLFGPDETLSDLKAFLDGMDIDLLTPVEALLKLNQIKNMVKRFNN